In Desulfomicrobium macestii, a single window of DNA contains:
- a CDS encoding helix-turn-helix domain-containing protein, with protein sequence MFNNEVKLFCEKEAADFLSISVKTLQQWRYLKKPPVYIKFGRNVRYNYHDLVKYMEACIVEPIH encoded by the coding sequence ATGTTCAATAATGAAGTAAAGTTGTTCTGTGAAAAAGAAGCTGCTGATTTTTTATCGATCAGTGTCAAAACTCTCCAGCAGTGGAGGTATCTGAAAAAGCCTCCTGTATATATAAAATTTGGGAGAAATGTTCGTTATAATTATCATGATTTGGTAAAATATATGGAAGCGTGTATCGTCGAACCAATACACTGA